TTTTCACTTCCAATGGATTACGTTGACGGGGCGCTCGTCCAAAACTTAGTGGGATCGTATATTCATACGGAGTACTGATAGGGCGCCGAGCGTATCGTCTAAATGTAACGATCAAAACACTACCAGGGGTCGAGTTAACGACCAGATCACTCGGTGTTCATGGCTTGCTAAAGCAATCGCAGAATGACAACGAGGAGTTGAATATCGCTTTTGGGATATCACCTGCCCTGATCACAGTGAAAAAGCTGCTGGCCTAGTCGTTTGTCATGTGCACCACGCCCCAGCACAACGCACTCCCCGCCCAAAAATATGCACAACCCCGCCCCCACCCATAAATTGGTTCACCTTCACGCGAACCAATCCCCTTCCCTGCCACTGAACCAACTCCCCGAACCATTGGCCATTGGCCCGCTCGCTGCGAAAGCAGGCATTAACGCGGCAAGGCCATAGCCCAATCCAGTGAACCAATTTCCATTGGCATCGCTCTTGCACCCACCCCAGAAGCCCTGGTTCCAGCGTTATCGCGATCAAGGGCTTCTTTTTCGGCCTGGTGCGAGTGACCACGATGCAAAGGTTCGTCCCCGACACAACCATCGATAACGCTTCGAAGCTGGCGCTGGATGCCTTGCGGCAGATGGTGGCGCAGCATGCGGCGTTTCCCCAGCGGGCGTTGCCGACGGAGCGGGATCTGGCGACGGATTTTGGCGTGAGTCGCCGGGCTATTCGCCGGGCTTTGTCGGTGCTGGAAGCCGAAGGGCAGATCTGGCGGCGCCAGGGCAAGGGCACGTTTGTGGGGCCGACGCCGCCCAGCGCGGCGTTGAGTTTTGCGCGGTTGTCCGGGCGGACCAATTTCAGTGAGGTCATGGAAGCGCGGCTGCATCTGGAGCCCGCGCTGGCTTCGCTGGCGGCGGTGCGGGCCAACGGCGAGCAGATGGCGATTCTGCGGCGCCTGGCCGAGCGCACCACGCGCCAGCAGGACGCCGCTGAAATCGATGCCGAAGGTCTGGAACTGTGGGACAGCGCGCTGCATCGGGGTATCGCCGAAGCGGCAGGTAATCGGCTGATGCTGGATATCTTCGAAATGCTCGACGCGATTCGCCTCGACCCCGCGTGGCGCGATTTGCGGCAGCGGGCGCGCAATACCGATCGCCTCAACACGTATCGCCACGACCACGACGACATTGTCGGGGCCATTGAAAGCCGCGATCCGATCAAGGCCGCCACCGCCATGCGCGGCCATCTGCGAGCGCTGCAACAGGCGCTCGACACCGTTATCAATCAAGACCTGGAGGCGAGTGTATGACTGCGACCAGCCACGACAGCCATCCGGTACTCAGCATCAGCGACTTGACCGTGCGCTTTGCCGGCGCGCCCGCCAATGTCGTCGACGGCGTTTCATTCAAGGTGCAACGGGGCAAAACCTTGGCAATTGTCGGCGAGTCCGGCTGTGGCAAGAGCGTGACGTCCATGGCGTTGATGGGCTTGCTGCCCGACAGCGCAACGGTCGGCGCCAGCGCTTCCGGCCTGCTGGATGAACCGCTGCTGGGCATGCCTGAAGAACGTCTGCTGGACGTGCGCGGCAATCGCATGGCGATGATTTTCCAGGAACCCATGACCTCGCTGAATCCGGTGTTCACCATTGGCGAGCAGATCGCCGAAAGCGTGATCCGTCATCAAGGCATGTCAGCCAAGGATGCGCGGCAGCGGGCACTGGAGATGCTGGAAAAAGTCCGTGTTCCCGATGCCGTGCAACGTCTGGATGCGTATCCCCACGAGTTGTCCGGCGGCATGCGGCAGCGGGCGATGATCGCCATGGCCCTGGCCAACGATCCGGCGCTGATCATTGCCGACGAACCTACCACCGCGCTGGATGTAACCATTCAGGCGCAGATTCTTTCGCTGGTGGCCAACCTGCAAAGGGAAACCGGCACGGCGATGATCCTCATCACCCACGACCTCGGCGTGGTCGCGGAAGTCGCCGATGAAGTCATGGTCATGTACGCCGGTCGCGTGGTGGAAAGCGGCTCGGTGAAAACCTTGTTCGACGATCCGCAGCATCCTTACACCATCGGGTTGATGGGCTCGATGCCTTCCATAGGCCCACGGGAAGGTCGTCTCGCCACGATCAATGGCCGCGTGCCAACGCCTGCGGAAATGCCCAGCGGTTGCCGTTTCGCCGGGCGTTGCCCGTTTGTGATTCAGGCCTGCCGCGATGCGCGCCCGCCGCTGCTTGAACTTTCCCCCGGACATTTCGCCGCGTGCATTCGCGCGCCTTTGGAACAGCATGTGGGAGCCAGCGCGTGAGCCCTTCTGAACGCGAAATCGTCGAACGCATCACCCTGGAGCGCAGCGCTCTGGGACGTACTGCGCAAAAACCCATCCTCGAAGGCGTTGGCCTGAGCAAGCATTTTGGCGTCGAAAGCGGCTTGTTCCAGCGCAAGAAACCACCGGTGCAGGCGGTCAACAATGTGTCGTTGTCGGTGCGCAGAGGCGAAACCCTGGCGCTGGTCGGTGAGTCCGGTTCGGGCAAATCGACCCTCGGCCGACTGCTGCTCAACCTGCTTAAACCCACCGCAGGCGACGTGATTTACGAAGGCCGCAACCTGGCCAATCTGCCAGCGGAAAAGCTGCGCCAGGTGCGCCGGGATTTGCAGATCATTTTTCAAGACCCGTTTGCCTCGCTGAACCCGCGCATGACCGTGGAATCGATCATCGGCGAACCGATCTGGCTGCACAGCGAAGCCAGCCGCAGTGATCGCCAGGCCAAGGTCGCCGAGCTGCTGCGCACGGTAGGCCTCGCCCCGGAACACGGTGGCCGCCATCCCCATGAGTTTTCCGGCGGGCAGCGCCAGCGCATCGGCATTGCCCGTGCCCTGGCGTCGGAGCCGCGTTTGATTCTCGGCGACGAACCGGTGTCGGCGCTGGACGTCTCGGTGCAGGCGCAAGTGGTCAATCTGCTGGAAGACCTCAAGCATCAGTTCGGCCTGACGCTGGTGATCGTTGCTCACGGTCTGGCAGTGATTCGCCACATGAGCGACCGCGTCGCCGTGATGTACCTCGGGGAAATCGTCGAGCTGGCGCCGGTCAACGCGCTGTTCGAAACCCCGCTGCATCCTTATACCCAGGCGCTGATGGCCGCCGTGCCGGTCAGCCATCCGGATTTGCGTCACCCGCGCCCGGTGCTCGGCGGCGACATGCCAAGCCCCAGCCGCCCGCCTTCGGGTTGCCGTTTCCACACCCGCTGCCCCCATGCCCGCGCCCTGTGCAAAGAGGTTGCGCCGGTCATGGAAAGCGTCGAAGCCGAACGGCAGGTCGCGTGCCACTTCTGGCGCGAAATCGCCAACGCGGGCACCGGCACGCTGATCCTTCCTACCCCCAGCGCGGCTTACAGCCAGCGCTTGAACCTGTTCAAGACTCATCAATCCCTATCGACGGAGAGCCAGCCATGAAAACCGCACGCCTTTTGACAGGAACGTTGTTACTGCTGGCTGCCAACGCCGCCTTCGCTGAATCGACCTTGCGTATCGGCATCCAGGACGACCCGGATGTGCTCGACCCGCACCGCTCGCGGACCTATTCCGGTCGTCTGGTCTACACCGCGCTGTGTGACAAGCTGGTGGACGTCAACCCGGACCTGACCTACGCGCCGCAACTGGCCACGGCCTGGAACTGGAGCGAAGACGGCAAGACCCTGACCATGACCCTGCGCGATGGCGTGACCTATCACGATGGCGAAGTGTTCGACGCGGCGTCGGTGAAGTTCAACCTGGACCGCGCCCGCACACTGCCCGATTCGTTGCGCAAAAGTGAGCTGGCCTCGGTGGACAGCGTGGAAGTGATCGACGCGAAAACCGTAGCGATCAAGCTCAAGCAACCCGACGCGACGCTGGTTTCGCAGCTGTCGGACCGCGCCGGGATGATGCTCGCGCCCAAGGCTGCACAGGGTGAATTCGGCATGAAGCCGGTCTGTTCCGGGCCGTACAAATTCGTCCAGCGCGTGCAGCAGGATCGGATCGTGCTGGAGCGTTTCGACAATTACTGGAACAAGCAGGCCTACCACTTCGACAAAGTGATTTTCCTGCCGATTCCGGACACCTCGGTACGCCTGGCCAACCTGCGCTCGGGGGACCTGGACATCATCGAGCGCGTTGCGCCTACCGACGTGAAAACCGTCAAGTCGGACAGCAAGCTGGCAATCTACAACACGCCGGGGCTGGGCTACATGCAGCTGATGTTCAACGTCGCCAATGGTGAAAAAGCCAACACGCCGATGGGCAAGGACAAACGGGTGCGTGAGGCGTTCGTGCTGTCCATCGACCGCGACGCGATCAATCAGGTGGTGTTCGAAGGCTTGTACGCGCCAAGCGCCCAGCCGTTCCCGAAAAACAGCCCGTACTACGACAAGGACCTGCCGATCCCGACGCGCGATGTCGCGAAAAGCAAGGCGTTGCTGGCTGAAGCCGGGGTCAAGCTGCCATTGGCGGTGGACCTCAAAGTTGCCAACAACCCTATCGCGCAGCAGGTCGGGCAGATCATCCAGGCCATGGCCGAAGAAGCGGGTTTCAAGGTCAATCTGGTTGCCACTGAATACGCCACGCTGCTCAGCGAGCAACAAGGCGGCAACTTCCAGATCGGCATGAGCGCCTGGTCCGGTCGGCCTGATCCGGATGGCGACATCCATCAGTTCGTCACCTGCAAAGGCGGCCAGAACGACGGCAAATACTGCAACCCCAAGCTCGACGAGTTGCTGAACAAGGCGCGCACGGTCAACGACGTGGCTCAACGTCAGGCGCTGTACAACGAAGCCCTGCGTCTGCTGGCCGACGAAGTACCGACCGCGTACCTGTATTTCGATCCGCGCATCATTGCCATGCGTAACACCGTGACCGGTTTCGTACCGAATCCGGATGGCCTGATTCGTCTGACCAATGTCGCGTTCAAGCCGTGATTGACGCGCACACCAGCGAGGGTTCGGCATGCTGATGTTCATCCTGCGACGCCTGCTCAGTGCGATTCCGACGCTGATTCTGGTTTCGCTGTTCGTCTTCACTCTGCAGAAGCTGCTGCCGGGCGACCCGGTGCTGGCCATGGCCGGGGAAGAACGTGATCCGGCGGTGATGGAATACCTGCGGGACAAATACCGCCTCAACGACCCGTTGCCGCTGCAATACCTGCACTGGGTCGGCAACGTCCTGACGGGGGATTTCGGTACTTCGTTGCGCACCGAGCAACCGGTCACGACGTTGCTGGCGTCCAAGCTGCCGGTGACGCTGGAGCTGGCGGTGTTCGCCTTGCTGATCGCGCTGCTGATCGGCATTCCCACCGGGATCATTTCCGCCGTGCGCAAAGGCACGGCGGTGGATTACGGGGCGAATGTCATTGCGCTGTCGGGGATTTCCATTCCGCACTTCTGGCTGGGGATCCTGTTGATCATGATCTTCGCCGTGAAGCTGCAATGGCTGCCCGCTTCGGGCTTCGTGCCCATCGGTGAGGATTTCGGCCAGAACCTGAAAAC
This genomic window from Pseudomonas sp. G.S.17 contains:
- a CDS encoding ABC transporter permease, with translation MLMFILRRLLSAIPTLILVSLFVFTLQKLLPGDPVLAMAGEERDPAVMEYLRDKYRLNDPLPLQYLHWVGNVLTGDFGTSLRTEQPVTTLLASKLPVTLELAVFALLIALLIGIPTGIISAVRKGTAVDYGANVIALSGISIPHFWLGILLIMIFAVKLQWLPASGFVPIGEDFGQNLKTLILPAFVLGAGLSGILMRHTRSAMLEVLRTDYVRTARAKGLFPRTVILKHALRNALMPIVTLTTLLFGELLGGAVLTEQVFSIPGFGKMIVDAVFNRDYAVVQGVVLCVAIGFLLLNLLADVLYRMINPRLRTAS
- a CDS encoding ABC transporter ATP-binding protein; translation: MTATSHDSHPVLSISDLTVRFAGAPANVVDGVSFKVQRGKTLAIVGESGCGKSVTSMALMGLLPDSATVGASASGLLDEPLLGMPEERLLDVRGNRMAMIFQEPMTSLNPVFTIGEQIAESVIRHQGMSAKDARQRALEMLEKVRVPDAVQRLDAYPHELSGGMRQRAMIAMALANDPALIIADEPTTALDVTIQAQILSLVANLQRETGTAMILITHDLGVVAEVADEVMVMYAGRVVESGSVKTLFDDPQHPYTIGLMGSMPSIGPREGRLATINGRVPTPAEMPSGCRFAGRCPFVIQACRDARPPLLELSPGHFAACIRAPLEQHVGASA
- a CDS encoding FCD domain-containing protein, which encodes MQRFVPDTTIDNASKLALDALRQMVAQHAAFPQRALPTERDLATDFGVSRRAIRRALSVLEAEGQIWRRQGKGTFVGPTPPSAALSFARLSGRTNFSEVMEARLHLEPALASLAAVRANGEQMAILRRLAERTTRQQDAAEIDAEGLELWDSALHRGIAEAAGNRLMLDIFEMLDAIRLDPAWRDLRQRARNTDRLNTYRHDHDDIVGAIESRDPIKAATAMRGHLRALQQALDTVINQDLEASV
- a CDS encoding ABC transporter substrate-binding protein, with translation MKTARLLTGTLLLLAANAAFAESTLRIGIQDDPDVLDPHRSRTYSGRLVYTALCDKLVDVNPDLTYAPQLATAWNWSEDGKTLTMTLRDGVTYHDGEVFDAASVKFNLDRARTLPDSLRKSELASVDSVEVIDAKTVAIKLKQPDATLVSQLSDRAGMMLAPKAAQGEFGMKPVCSGPYKFVQRVQQDRIVLERFDNYWNKQAYHFDKVIFLPIPDTSVRLANLRSGDLDIIERVAPTDVKTVKSDSKLAIYNTPGLGYMQLMFNVANGEKANTPMGKDKRVREAFVLSIDRDAINQVVFEGLYAPSAQPFPKNSPYYDKDLPIPTRDVAKSKALLAEAGVKLPLAVDLKVANNPIAQQVGQIIQAMAEEAGFKVNLVATEYATLLSEQQGGNFQIGMSAWSGRPDPDGDIHQFVTCKGGQNDGKYCNPKLDELLNKARTVNDVAQRQALYNEALRLLADEVPTAYLYFDPRIIAMRNTVTGFVPNPDGLIRLTNVAFKP
- a CDS encoding oligopeptide/dipeptide ABC transporter ATP-binding protein, coding for MSPSEREIVERITLERSALGRTAQKPILEGVGLSKHFGVESGLFQRKKPPVQAVNNVSLSVRRGETLALVGESGSGKSTLGRLLLNLLKPTAGDVIYEGRNLANLPAEKLRQVRRDLQIIFQDPFASLNPRMTVESIIGEPIWLHSEASRSDRQAKVAELLRTVGLAPEHGGRHPHEFSGGQRQRIGIARALASEPRLILGDEPVSALDVSVQAQVVNLLEDLKHQFGLTLVIVAHGLAVIRHMSDRVAVMYLGEIVELAPVNALFETPLHPYTQALMAAVPVSHPDLRHPRPVLGGDMPSPSRPPSGCRFHTRCPHARALCKEVAPVMESVEAERQVACHFWREIANAGTGTLILPTPSAAYSQRLNLFKTHQSLSTESQP